In Sebastes umbrosus isolate fSebUmb1 chromosome 7, fSebUmb1.pri, whole genome shotgun sequence, the sequence AGTAAATAATCTCTGGCTCTCGAGTGAGCAGGTTTGACTAGATTTAACTAAACAGCAGATAAAAGGAGGCAGTGTGGTGCAACCCTGACTGCCATGGTAACACCTGGACTACGCCTCTGCTCTGTGTACTCCCCACCACATCTGTCTTATCAAACCTGCCTTTCCTCTATTTGCTTCTTTTTAATCCACTGTCCTCTTTTTTAAAACCAGACTACAGAGACATGCTCTGCAGAGGTTTTGTTTCCGAAGGGAGGACCACCTCAGGTCCAGGTCTCGTGTGAGGAGCTCCTTAAAATCAACACTATAGCTCAAGAAGAGGCCTTGTATCAACAGTACAAGATGAACCAAAACCTGCAGTCGGCACAAAATCTACCTGGTACGTACAAGAAAACAAACTCTGCATGCTGTTGCTGCTAATCGACACACTAAGTCACATATTGCACAACATCGACAGTTTGAAATTGCAGCATCACTTTTAGTATTTGTGGTTTTTCCTCTCAACAATTACACAACATAAATGGCTGACCTTTTGACCCCTGATGGTGTAATCTCCTGTACATTATGAGCACACACAGTATATGTTTATATGATAAGTATATATGGGGTAGAATCAAGCACCATGCATACATTAACGTCCTTCGTAACACACTGACGTTGTGACCAACAGACAGCTACGGCCACATTGAGCCTGACCAGAAGCCTCTCTGGCACCTCGGCATCGTGGCCTCCAGCTTCGTCATGCTGAATGAATCCACTGAAAACACTCTGTACAACATGGCTCAGGTGGCCAACATCACGCAGCTGGTAGGTTTGTTTTATCTGCTCATTAATCCCCGATTGATAAGTAGAGAGAGATAAGAAATATTAAAGACAATCTATTTATTGCAGTCACAAGTTTTCGTTTATAGACCTCCTTCAGGCATACGAGGTAGTTTTTGCATTAAAGAAAGACCAAGTATTCTGCCATGATGTGAGGTATTCAGCAGAAAGGAGGCTGCACACTAACCGAGGATGTAACATTTGTTTTGGACTCTTGGTTTCTATCATTTGGCTTTATTTCTCCCTCGTCTGCTGCAGGCGACTGAGAACGACCAGCTGAAGTTTGATTGTCACGTACTGCTGCATGAGATGGTCTCCCAGGTAACcacctattattattattattattattatttactttaataTAATTGAAAATTATAATATCAACATTGCTTTCATCATCACCctaaacaattttttaaatgtatctatTAATCTATAAAATGACTGAATAACTAGATGGCTACCACAAGTTATTGTACATCCAAAGCTATGTCTTAGCATTTATTATTCAGACTaatatgtaagaaaaaaaaacattttacaatgaTTTGAATCTGCTAAGAAAGCTAATTACACCATTTGTAAAGCTGTAAACTGTTACGTTGTAAACTATATTTCCTTGATAAATCAGAATAATAAAGCAGCTAATAACTTCATCACTAGTGGCATTTTACATTAAGCTGGTCTGGTACCAGTTAGTTGAGAAGAACACTTACTCTCATGCTAAATATGCACTATTATGAAAGGTTTGACTACCTGATATATTGTGTTAATCTGACAATCTGTTATTTTTGAAGGACATCATTCACTGGAAGCTGCTGTTCACCTGGTCTCCTCCAGAGGGAGTTAAAGTGCTGCAGATGGAGCAGCTGCCTCACTGCCATGAATGTGAAAAACCTCCAAGCACAAACTAAACTGCTGACGTCCATGATCACACTGCTATAACATCCAAAACAACATGTTGATGCTCCCGTCTTGTATTCAAATATCGGAGCACACATGCTGCAAGTAAAAAGCCATCATATCTAATGATGATATCCTTTTGGTTGCTATTGTATTTTactcaaaataaactgtttatACATACTACTGcctcagtttgtgtgtgtgtgtgtgtgtgaggagatcTTACTGTACAGGGCTGTTGATCGTCTCTCTGAAAGCCACTTTGGGTTTTCCCATCACACAGGGACAGTTATAttccctctccatcctctgaaaccacaaaccaaaacaagaataaaCCAACAGAAACACTGGTCTGATATACCAGATTTAAAAGGGACAATTCATTCAAACATTAAGGAAAAACTGATTTCCTAAAGTTTAGAAAGCTCACTCCAAAAACACTGAAGCTCATCAGCATTTGGTTTTGTCTCTTTCTATTAGTTAATCACCTACATCTTCATAGAAAGAGACAATGGAGAGAAAAGAGTTCTTAAAACGGTGTCATATTTGCAAAAACTTACCACAGCACTcattattagttacacctgtaaGCTCCAaactagggctgggtgatatggccaaaatcttctatcccgatatactgtaagtcatttcatatctcgataacgtatatatatcacgatacagcatgttttctggtaattcaataaataaatagtctacatGAAACAACCACATGGTTTTGTATACCGtgaaataaatacttgacaaaagaAAAGTATTGAGTGTTTTCTCATTTAGTTCAAAACTTTAGTGCAAGTTAATCAGATTTTATGAGAAATTTGAGTTGACGTCAATTTAGGTgatgtaattgtgtatcacgaaatctcgatatatgatttcatcgcgatatgattccattgaaagatgaCAAATTATGAAtgatcgcccagccctactccAAACTGCCACAAATCAAAACTAACTAGTTATAAAGCATCATcagtaaaagaaagaaacatgTCCCATCAAAGCATCACAGACTAAATATCATTTATTAAACATGCAGAACATCCTCTGGTACCTGGGAGTAGATTTCCAGATGCAGCTCGCCCATGCCTGAGATGATGGTTTCTTTGCTCTCGGTGTCATAATGCACCCTGAACGTCGGGTCTTCCCTGGTGAAACGGTTAATACCTTTGGAGAACTTATCCAGGTCGTTCTGGTGTCGGAAGCAGGATAACAAGAGCAGAGAAGAGTTAATAGATGCGATTTAGACTCTATAGACAGAATGTATGggtaaattattgtattttttacctTGTTGGTTGGCTTCATTGACATGGAAATGACAGGCTCTGGGATGTGAATAGACTCCTGTGGAACAAAATGATAACAAATGAGCACAAGATTCTCCCTATATCTTGGAGTAAAGAAGAAGAATTTCTAAAAAAGTGACTCACCATGGAGAGGTTAGCGCTGGTCCTGGATGTAAAAGTGTCTCCGCTGGCACAGTCGATCCCAAACAGAGCACAAATATCTCCGGCATAAACCTCATCCACATCCTGAAAACAGCA encodes:
- the lxn gene encoding latexin isoform X1 → MRIIVILAVLTGVTGSPSVTIRPGADSVDTTAHPNSVPETAEETEIDGQDVLVDKEAEEDVMATGELNPNHYPARRAAKVVQHYLSTRYGSPYRLFGLHNVHSGNAEDVADAGRKYQLEISVQEIISNTTETCSAEVLFPKGGPPQVQVSCEELLKINTIAQEEALYQQYKMNQNLQSAQNLPDSYGHIEPDQKPLWHLGIVASSFVMLNESTENTLYNMAQVANITQLATENDQLKFDCHVLLHEMVSQDIIHWKLLFTWSPPEGVKVLQMEQLPHCHECEKPPSTN
- the lxn gene encoding latexin isoform X2, encoding MATGELNPNHYPARRAAKVVQHYLSTRYGSPYRLFGLHNVHSGNAEDVADAGRKYQLEISVQEIISNTTETCSAEVLFPKGGPPQVQVSCEELLKINTIAQEEALYQQYKMNQNLQSAQNLPDSYGHIEPDQKPLWHLGIVASSFVMLNESTENTLYNMAQVANITQLATENDQLKFDCHVLLHEMVSQDIIHWKLLFTWSPPEGVKVLQMEQLPHCHECEKPPSTN